From one Bos indicus x Bos taurus breed Angus x Brahman F1 hybrid chromosome 7, Bos_hybrid_MaternalHap_v2.0, whole genome shotgun sequence genomic stretch:
- the PWWP3A gene encoding PWWP domain-containing protein MUM1 isoform X3 gives MTDAKYVLCRWKKRLWPAKVLAGTEKSAKNKRKKGYFLNVQILSLDKKIKVKSAEAKVLRKVHIEDIASSLASQDGTPAAPLEELTYRRSLRVALDVLNERQGSSSREGTTPRPPRVKPMEPASWPPKPSLSPSFLEDTVGSPGPTRRERMSQRLSGLPAGEEDLEYGVDHKEGLKRSGGLDAPAMCSASGGAQDREASRKQQADWMTPLEHLGLDSGQRPRAHMSPHSPAQLGPAEEAADTRPLEEARPLSEEFMEPSAVNSLLEEDEDDEEPPRILLYHEPRSFEVGMLVWHKYQKYPFWPAVVKSVRRRDKKASVLFIEGNMNPRGRGISVLLRRLKHFDCKEKQALLDEAKEDFAQAIGWCVSLITDYRVRLGCGSFAGSFLEYYAADISSPVRKSIQQDVQGTRFPQLSGGDPEEPVAGSPQGRRPAYRKVLPDRSRAARDRANQKLVEYIVKARGAESHLRAILRNRKPSRWLKTFLSSGQYMTCVETYLEDEEQLDLVVKYLQGVYKQAGCQLLARGHGDGIRFILDVLLPEAIICAISAVDAVDYKTAEEKYIRGPALSSREKEIFDNQLLEERNRRC, from the exons ATGACGGATGCCAAGTATGTCCTTTGCAGATGGAAAAAGCGATTATGGCCCGCAAAG gtcCTGGCTGGAACTGAAAAGTCAgccaaaaataagaggaaaaaaggatATTTTCTAAACGTTCAGATACTCTCCTTAGACAAAAA GATTAAGGTGAAGAGCGCGGAAGCCAAGGTCCTGAGAAAGGTGCACATCGAAGACATCGCCTCCTCATTAG CCTCACAGGACGGGACTCCTGCTGCGCCCCTGGAGGAGCTGACCTACCGGCGGTCACTCCGCGTGGCTCTGGATGTCTTGAACGAAAGACAAGGGAGCTCTTCCAGGGAAGGAACGACCCCTCGGCCTCCAAGAGTGAAGCCCATGGAACCAGCCTCCTGGCCCCCCAAACCTAGCCTTTCCCCATCATTCCTTGAAGACACGGTGGGCAGTCCGGGGCCAACAAGGAGGGAACGCATGTCCCAGAGGCTGTCCGGCCTGCCAGCTGGTGAGGAGGATCTGGAGTACGGAGTGGACCACAAGGAGGGGCTCAAGAGAAGCGGAGGCCTGGATGCCCCGGCTATGTGTTCAGCCAGCGGTGGCGCTCAGGACAGGGAGGCATCCAGAAAACAGCAGGCAGACTGGATGACACCTCTCG AGCACCTGGGCCTGGACAGTGGCCAGAGGCCGAGGGCTCACATGAGTCCCCACAGCCCTGCTCAGCTCGGCCCTGCAGAGGAGGCAGCAGACACCCGGCCACTGGAGGAAG CCCGACCATTGTCTGAAGAGTTTATGGAGCCGAGCGCTGTGAActctctcctggaggaggacgaGGATGACGAGGAGCCCCCGAGAATCCTGCTATATCACG AACCACGTTCATTTGAAGTAGGGATGCTAGTCTGGCATAAATACCAAAAATACCCCTTCTGGCCGGCCGTG GTCAAGAGCGTCAGGCGGAGAGATAAGAAGGCGAGCGTGCTCTTCATTGAAGGGAACATGAACCCCAGAGGGAGAGG TATCTCAGTGTTGCTCCGACGACTGAAGCACTTTGACTGCAAAGAGAAGCAGGCGCTTTTG GACGAGGCAAAGGAGGACTTCGCCCAGGCCATCGGCTGGTGTGTCTCCCTCATCACTGACTACAGGGTCCGGCTCG gctgtGGCTCCTTCGCCGGCTCTTTCCTGGAATACTATGCGGCTGACATAA gctcccctgtccgcaAGTCCATCCAGCAGGACGTCCAGGGGACGAGGTTCCCCCAGCTGAGTGGGGGAGATCCCGAGGAGCCTGTGGCTGGGAGCCCACAGGGCAGGAGGCCAGCCTACAGGAAGGTGCTGCCCGACCGCTCGCGGGCCGCCCGGGATCGGGCCAACCAGAAGCTGGTGGAGTACATTGTGAAGGCACGGGGCGCCGAGAGCCACCTGCGGGCCATCCTGAGGAACAGAAAGCCATCCCGGTGGCTGAAGACCTTCTTGAGCTCTGGCCAGTACATGACCTGTGTGGAGACCTACCTGGAGGACGAGGAGCAGCTGGACCTGGTGGTCAAGTACCTGCAGGGTGTGTACAAGCAGGCAGGCTGCCAGCTGCTGGCACGTGGGCACGGAGACGGCATCCGTTTCATCCTGGACGTGTTACTGCCTGAG GCCATCATCTGCGCGATCTCAGCAGTAGATGCAGTGGACTACAAGACGGCCGAGGAGAAGTACATCCGAGGACCGGCGCTGAGCTCCCG ggaaaaagaaatatttgataacCAGCTCCTAGAAGAACGGAATCGGCGATGCTGA
- the PWWP3A gene encoding PWWP domain-containing protein MUM1 isoform X2: MPSMSFADGKSDYGPQRIKVKSAEAKVLRKVHIEDIASSLASQDGTPAAPLEELTYRRSLRVALDVLNERQGSSSREGTTPRPPRVKPMEPASWPPKPSLSPSFLEDTVGSPGPTRRERMSQRLSGLPAGEEDLEYGVDHKEGLKRSGGLDAPAMCSASGGAQDREASRKQQADWMTPLGKQGRNPAQGPHSGQRVAPSSEGAGQEDGETGAGPAALCSPPGGRDLSPLDGCPAEHLGLDSGQRPRAHMSPHSPAQLGPAEEAADTRPLEEARPLSEEFMEPSAVNSLLEEDEDDEEPPRILLYHEPRSFEVGMLVWHKYQKYPFWPAVVKSVRRRDKKASVLFIEGNMNPRGRGISVLLRRLKHFDCKEKQALLDEAKEDFAQAIGWCVSLITDYRVRLGCGSFAGSFLEYYAADISSPVRKSIQQDVQGTRFPQLSGGDPEEPVAGSPQGRRPAYRKVLPDRSRAARDRANQKLVEYIVKARGAESHLRAILRNRKPSRWLKTFLSSGQYMTCVETYLEDEEQLDLVVKYLQGVYKQAGCQLLARGHGDGIRFILDVLLPEAIICAISAVDAVDYKTAEEKYIRGPALSSREKEIFDNQLLEERNRRC; encoded by the exons ATGCCAAGTATGTCCTTTGCAGATGGAAAAAGCGATTATGGCCCGCAAAG GATTAAGGTGAAGAGCGCGGAAGCCAAGGTCCTGAGAAAGGTGCACATCGAAGACATCGCCTCCTCATTAG CCTCACAGGACGGGACTCCTGCTGCGCCCCTGGAGGAGCTGACCTACCGGCGGTCACTCCGCGTGGCTCTGGATGTCTTGAACGAAAGACAAGGGAGCTCTTCCAGGGAAGGAACGACCCCTCGGCCTCCAAGAGTGAAGCCCATGGAACCAGCCTCCTGGCCCCCCAAACCTAGCCTTTCCCCATCATTCCTTGAAGACACGGTGGGCAGTCCGGGGCCAACAAGGAGGGAACGCATGTCCCAGAGGCTGTCCGGCCTGCCAGCTGGTGAGGAGGATCTGGAGTACGGAGTGGACCACAAGGAGGGGCTCAAGAGAAGCGGAGGCCTGGATGCCCCGGCTATGTGTTCAGCCAGCGGTGGCGCTCAGGACAGGGAGGCATCCAGAAAACAGCAGGCAGACTGGATGACACCTCTCGGTAAACAAGGGAGGAACCCGGCACAGGGACCCCACTCGGGTCAGAGAGTGGCTCCATCCTCAGAGGGAGCCGGCCAGGAAGATGGTGAGACAGGGGCCGGCCCGGCAGCCCTGTGCTCGCCTCCCGGAGGCAGGGACCTGAGTCCCCTGGATGGCTGTCCCGCAGAGCACCTGGGCCTGGACAGTGGCCAGAGGCCGAGGGCTCACATGAGTCCCCACAGCCCTGCTCAGCTCGGCCCTGCAGAGGAGGCAGCAGACACCCGGCCACTGGAGGAAG CCCGACCATTGTCTGAAGAGTTTATGGAGCCGAGCGCTGTGAActctctcctggaggaggacgaGGATGACGAGGAGCCCCCGAGAATCCTGCTATATCACG AACCACGTTCATTTGAAGTAGGGATGCTAGTCTGGCATAAATACCAAAAATACCCCTTCTGGCCGGCCGTG GTCAAGAGCGTCAGGCGGAGAGATAAGAAGGCGAGCGTGCTCTTCATTGAAGGGAACATGAACCCCAGAGGGAGAGG TATCTCAGTGTTGCTCCGACGACTGAAGCACTTTGACTGCAAAGAGAAGCAGGCGCTTTTG GACGAGGCAAAGGAGGACTTCGCCCAGGCCATCGGCTGGTGTGTCTCCCTCATCACTGACTACAGGGTCCGGCTCG gctgtGGCTCCTTCGCCGGCTCTTTCCTGGAATACTATGCGGCTGACATAA gctcccctgtccgcaAGTCCATCCAGCAGGACGTCCAGGGGACGAGGTTCCCCCAGCTGAGTGGGGGAGATCCCGAGGAGCCTGTGGCTGGGAGCCCACAGGGCAGGAGGCCAGCCTACAGGAAGGTGCTGCCCGACCGCTCGCGGGCCGCCCGGGATCGGGCCAACCAGAAGCTGGTGGAGTACATTGTGAAGGCACGGGGCGCCGAGAGCCACCTGCGGGCCATCCTGAGGAACAGAAAGCCATCCCGGTGGCTGAAGACCTTCTTGAGCTCTGGCCAGTACATGACCTGTGTGGAGACCTACCTGGAGGACGAGGAGCAGCTGGACCTGGTGGTCAAGTACCTGCAGGGTGTGTACAAGCAGGCAGGCTGCCAGCTGCTGGCACGTGGGCACGGAGACGGCATCCGTTTCATCCTGGACGTGTTACTGCCTGAG GCCATCATCTGCGCGATCTCAGCAGTAGATGCAGTGGACTACAAGACGGCCGAGGAGAAGTACATCCGAGGACCGGCGCTGAGCTCCCG ggaaaaagaaatatttgataacCAGCTCCTAGAAGAACGGAATCGGCGATGCTGA
- the PWWP3A gene encoding PWWP domain-containing protein MUM1 isoform X1 — MTDAKYVLCRWKKRLWPAKVLAGTEKSAKNKRKKGYFLNVQILSLDKKIKVKSAEAKVLRKVHIEDIASSLASQDGTPAAPLEELTYRRSLRVALDVLNERQGSSSREGTTPRPPRVKPMEPASWPPKPSLSPSFLEDTVGSPGPTRRERMSQRLSGLPAGEEDLEYGVDHKEGLKRSGGLDAPAMCSASGGAQDREASRKQQADWMTPLGKQGRNPAQGPHSGQRVAPSSEGAGQEDGETGAGPAALCSPPGGRDLSPLDGCPAEHLGLDSGQRPRAHMSPHSPAQLGPAEEAADTRPLEEARPLSEEFMEPSAVNSLLEEDEDDEEPPRILLYHEPRSFEVGMLVWHKYQKYPFWPAVVKSVRRRDKKASVLFIEGNMNPRGRGISVLLRRLKHFDCKEKQALLDEAKEDFAQAIGWCVSLITDYRVRLGCGSFAGSFLEYYAADISSPVRKSIQQDVQGTRFPQLSGGDPEEPVAGSPQGRRPAYRKVLPDRSRAARDRANQKLVEYIVKARGAESHLRAILRNRKPSRWLKTFLSSGQYMTCVETYLEDEEQLDLVVKYLQGVYKQAGCQLLARGHGDGIRFILDVLLPEAIICAISAVDAVDYKTAEEKYIRGPALSSREKEIFDNQLLEERNRRC; from the exons ATGACGGATGCCAAGTATGTCCTTTGCAGATGGAAAAAGCGATTATGGCCCGCAAAG gtcCTGGCTGGAACTGAAAAGTCAgccaaaaataagaggaaaaaaggatATTTTCTAAACGTTCAGATACTCTCCTTAGACAAAAA GATTAAGGTGAAGAGCGCGGAAGCCAAGGTCCTGAGAAAGGTGCACATCGAAGACATCGCCTCCTCATTAG CCTCACAGGACGGGACTCCTGCTGCGCCCCTGGAGGAGCTGACCTACCGGCGGTCACTCCGCGTGGCTCTGGATGTCTTGAACGAAAGACAAGGGAGCTCTTCCAGGGAAGGAACGACCCCTCGGCCTCCAAGAGTGAAGCCCATGGAACCAGCCTCCTGGCCCCCCAAACCTAGCCTTTCCCCATCATTCCTTGAAGACACGGTGGGCAGTCCGGGGCCAACAAGGAGGGAACGCATGTCCCAGAGGCTGTCCGGCCTGCCAGCTGGTGAGGAGGATCTGGAGTACGGAGTGGACCACAAGGAGGGGCTCAAGAGAAGCGGAGGCCTGGATGCCCCGGCTATGTGTTCAGCCAGCGGTGGCGCTCAGGACAGGGAGGCATCCAGAAAACAGCAGGCAGACTGGATGACACCTCTCGGTAAACAAGGGAGGAACCCGGCACAGGGACCCCACTCGGGTCAGAGAGTGGCTCCATCCTCAGAGGGAGCCGGCCAGGAAGATGGTGAGACAGGGGCCGGCCCGGCAGCCCTGTGCTCGCCTCCCGGAGGCAGGGACCTGAGTCCCCTGGATGGCTGTCCCGCAGAGCACCTGGGCCTGGACAGTGGCCAGAGGCCGAGGGCTCACATGAGTCCCCACAGCCCTGCTCAGCTCGGCCCTGCAGAGGAGGCAGCAGACACCCGGCCACTGGAGGAAG CCCGACCATTGTCTGAAGAGTTTATGGAGCCGAGCGCTGTGAActctctcctggaggaggacgaGGATGACGAGGAGCCCCCGAGAATCCTGCTATATCACG AACCACGTTCATTTGAAGTAGGGATGCTAGTCTGGCATAAATACCAAAAATACCCCTTCTGGCCGGCCGTG GTCAAGAGCGTCAGGCGGAGAGATAAGAAGGCGAGCGTGCTCTTCATTGAAGGGAACATGAACCCCAGAGGGAGAGG TATCTCAGTGTTGCTCCGACGACTGAAGCACTTTGACTGCAAAGAGAAGCAGGCGCTTTTG GACGAGGCAAAGGAGGACTTCGCCCAGGCCATCGGCTGGTGTGTCTCCCTCATCACTGACTACAGGGTCCGGCTCG gctgtGGCTCCTTCGCCGGCTCTTTCCTGGAATACTATGCGGCTGACATAA gctcccctgtccgcaAGTCCATCCAGCAGGACGTCCAGGGGACGAGGTTCCCCCAGCTGAGTGGGGGAGATCCCGAGGAGCCTGTGGCTGGGAGCCCACAGGGCAGGAGGCCAGCCTACAGGAAGGTGCTGCCCGACCGCTCGCGGGCCGCCCGGGATCGGGCCAACCAGAAGCTGGTGGAGTACATTGTGAAGGCACGGGGCGCCGAGAGCCACCTGCGGGCCATCCTGAGGAACAGAAAGCCATCCCGGTGGCTGAAGACCTTCTTGAGCTCTGGCCAGTACATGACCTGTGTGGAGACCTACCTGGAGGACGAGGAGCAGCTGGACCTGGTGGTCAAGTACCTGCAGGGTGTGTACAAGCAGGCAGGCTGCCAGCTGCTGGCACGTGGGCACGGAGACGGCATCCGTTTCATCCTGGACGTGTTACTGCCTGAG GCCATCATCTGCGCGATCTCAGCAGTAGATGCAGTGGACTACAAGACGGCCGAGGAGAAGTACATCCGAGGACCGGCGCTGAGCTCCCG ggaaaaagaaatatttgataacCAGCTCCTAGAAGAACGGAATCGGCGATGCTGA